The Methylomarinum sp. Ch1-1 genome contains the following window.
CGAACATCCAGATGATCGCCAACAGTCGTCCCCAAAATGTCACCGGCGCCTTATCGCCATAACCGACCGTCGTCATCGTCACCGCCGACCACCAAAAGCCGGCGCCCAAGCCTTTTACCGCCGAGCCGCCAAAATGTTCGGGATTGGCCTTCCGTTCCAGCAGCCAGACGAGCACCGCGATCGTCGCCAGAACTATTCCCAAAGCCATCAACGCATGAATAAACTGCAACGAAAAAACCGCCTTCAACACACTGCCCAAGGTGCCGCCCTGCTCGCTATCGACGGCGATCCCCAAGCCCGAGCTGTGAAAGGGATGGGAAAAATCCATCACGGTTTCCCGATCGGCGGTCACCGTGATCGCCGCGACTGCAACGTCGATTTTTTGGTTTTCCACCGCTTGCAGCAATTGTGGCAGCGTCATTTCCTGGAATTGATAATTCAATTCCAGGTCGGCGGCAATCTGTTTCCATAAATCGATGCTGAGACCAGACAATGATCCATCGTCATTACGCACGACAAATGGCGGCGCGACCCTGACCCCTACCTGCAAGGTCTTGTCGGGTTGCGCCATTAACGTACTCGGCACCCACAACAAGACAGCAGATA
Protein-coding sequences here:
- a CDS encoding transporter substrate-binding domain-containing protein; the encoded protein is MFFLSAVLLWVPSTLMAQPDKTLQVGVRVAPPFVVRNDDGSLSGLSIDLWKQIAADLELNYQFQEMTLPQLLQAVENQKIDVAVAAITVTADRETVMDFSHPFHSSGLGIAVDSEQGGTLGSVLKAVFSLQFIHALMALGIVLATIAVLVWLLERKANPEHFGGSAVKGLGAGFWWSAVTMTTVGYGDKAPVTFWGRLLAIIWMFASVISISGFTATIASVFTLQQIQGHIKGPQDLPGNLIGAVTGSTGALYAQKKHLQQNNFDTSTAAIKALVDGQVDAVVYDLPILRYLSRNEYAGREHVLPGAFERQDYSFGLPAGSDLREPLNKAMLRHIRSEQWRDTLAEYLGE